Proteins encoded in a region of the Lemur catta isolate mLemCat1 chromosome 14, mLemCat1.pri, whole genome shotgun sequence genome:
- the ADD3 gene encoding gamma-adducin isoform X3, producing the protein MVSPINDLPGADTSSYVKGEKLTRCKLASLYRLMDLFGWAHLANTYISVRISKEQDHIIIIPRGLSFSEATASNLVKVNIIGEVVDQGSTNLKIDHTGFSPHAAIYSTRPDVKCVIHIHTLATAAVSSMKCGILPISQESLILGDVAYYNYQGSLDEQEERIQLQKVLGPSCKVLVLRNHGVVALGETVEEAFHYIFNVQIACEIQVQALAGAGGVDNLLVLDLQKYKPSTYTVAASGGGGVNMGSHQKWKVGEIEFEGLMRTLDNLGYRTGYAYRHPLIREKPRHKSDVEIPATVTAFSFEDDAVPLSPLKYMAQRQQREKTRWLNSPNTYMKVNVPEESRNGETSPRTKITWMKAEDSSKVSSGTPIKIEDPNQFVPLNTNPNEVLEKRNKIREQNRYDLKTAGPQSQLLAGIVVDKPPSTMQFDDDDHGPPAPPNPFSHLTEGELEEYKRTIERKQQGLEDAEQELFSDDASSVSQIQSQTQSPQNVPEKLEENHELFSKSFISMEVPVMVVNGKDDMHDVEDELAKRVSRLTTSTTIENIEITIKSPEKIEEVLSPEGSPSKSPSKKKKKFRTPSFLKKNKKKEKVEA; encoded by the exons ATGGTCTCACCTATCAATGACCTTCCCGGTGCAGACACATCTTCATATGTGAAGGGAGAAAAACTCACCCGCTGTAAACTTGCCAGCCTGTACAGACTTATGGACTTGTTTGGGTGGGCACACCTGGCAAATACATATATCTCA gtaAGAATAAGTAAGGAGCAAGACCACATTATTATAATTCCCAGGGGCCTATCTTTTTCTGAAGCCACAGCCTCCAATTTG GTGAAAGTCAATATAATAGGAGAAGTGGTTGACCAGGGAAGTACTAATTTGAAAATTGACCATACAGGATTCAGTCCCCATGCTGCAATCTATTCAACACGTCCTGATGTGAAGTGTGTGATACACATCCATACCCTTGCAACAGCAGCT GTATCCTCCATGAAGTGTGGGATCCTTCCAATTTCTCAAGAGTCCCTTATCCTGGGAGATGTCGCCTATTACAACTACCAAGGATCTCTTGATGAACAGGAAGAGAGAATTCAACTGCAAAAAGTTCTTGGGCCAAGTTGTAAG GTGCTGGTCCTCAGGAATCACGGTGTGGTAGCACTTGGAGAAACAGTGGAGGAggcttttcattatatttttaatgtgcagATAGCCTGTGAGATTCAG GTGCAGGCATTAGCAGGGGCAGGTGGAGTAGACAATCTACTTGTGCTGGACCTTCAGAAGTATAAACCTTCTACTTACACTGTAGCAGCATCTGGAGGAGGCGGCGTGAATATGGGCTCCCATCAAAAATGGAAAGTTGGCGAGATTGAGTTTGAAGGGCTGATGAGAACTCTGGACAATCTG GGGTATAGAACAGGCTACGCTTACAGGCATCCTCTCATTCGAGAGAAGCCAAGACACAAGAGTGATGTGGAAATCCCAGCAACTGTGACTGCTTTTTCCTTTGAAGACGATGCGGTGCCCCTCTCTCCTCTCAAATACATGGCGCAGAGGCAGCAGCGTGAGAAAACAAGGTGGCTGAACTCACCCAACACCTACATGAAAGTGAATGTGCCTGAGGAGTCTCGGAACGGGGAAACCAGTCCCAGGACCAAAATCACA tggATGAAAGCAGAGGACTCCTCTAAAGTTAGCAGTGGAACACCTATCAAAATTGAAGATCCAAATCAGTTTGTTCCTTTAAACACTAACCCAAACGAGGTactagaaaagagaaataag ATTCGGGAACAAAACCGATATGACTTGAAAACAGCAGGACCACAATCTCAGTTGCTTGCTGGAATCGTTGTGGATAAGCCTCCTTCT acCATGCAATTTGATGATGACGATCATGGCCCACCAGCTCCTCCTAACCCATTCAGTCATCTCACAGAAGGAGAACTTGAAGAATATAAGAGGACAATCGAACGTAAACAACAAGGCCTAGAAg ATGCTGAGCAGGAATTATTCTCAGATGACGCTTCATCTGTTTCACAAATTCAGTCTCAAACTCAGTCACCGCAAAATGTCCCTGAAAAATTGGAAG AAAACCATGAGCTGTTTTCCAAGAGCTTCATCTCCATGGAAGTGCCTGTCATGGTAGTAAATGGCAAAGATGATATGCATGATGTTGAAGATGAGCTTGCTAAGCGAGTGAGTAGGTTAACTACAAGCACGACCATAGAAAACATCGAGATTACCATTAAGTCTCCAGAAAAAATTGAAGAAGTCCTGTCACCTGAAGGCTCACCTTCAAAATCACCatccaagaaaaagaagaagttcCGCACTCCTTCTTttctgaagaaaaacaagaaaaaggagaaagttgaagcctaa